One genomic window of Pirellulales bacterium includes the following:
- a CDS encoding YceI family protein, whose product MALRSWHVPLAAVALVLLSGGVLPLNAQQSAARVQQTFSPGQIDTSACRVFIKVGKTGLGHEHGVEGRLKSGFLNLGATTNAGQIIFDIASFQADTPAARQYVGLAGATDADTQRQVNANMLGPDVLDARRFPTATFRVNTIQQLPADRPGGSPKYQLDGDFTLHGTTRPVRILAESSAPSGHVRLHGSFSILQSDYGITPYSKAFGAIGVADSLTIWGDLWMASAAGTSR is encoded by the coding sequence GTGGCATGTGCCGCTAGCGGCGGTGGCCTTGGTGTTGCTCAGCGGCGGTGTACTTCCTTTGAACGCTCAACAAAGCGCGGCGCGCGTTCAGCAGACCTTTAGCCCTGGACAAATCGATACCAGCGCCTGCCGCGTATTTATTAAGGTGGGCAAAACCGGGCTCGGCCATGAGCACGGCGTAGAAGGTCGTCTCAAATCGGGATTCTTGAACCTGGGGGCAACAACCAACGCAGGACAGATCATCTTCGATATTGCCTCGTTTCAAGCCGATACGCCTGCGGCCCGGCAATACGTCGGCCTTGCTGGTGCCACGGACGCCGACACGCAACGGCAAGTGAATGCCAATATGTTGGGGCCGGACGTACTCGATGCGCGCCGTTTTCCCACGGCCACCTTTCGCGTCAATACGATTCAACAGCTCCCGGCCGACCGTCCCGGAGGATCGCCGAAGTATCAGCTGGACGGTGATTTCACGCTGCACGGAACGACGCGCCCGGTTCGCATTCTGGCCGAATCCTCTGCCCCATCGGGACACGTCCGCCTGCATGGCAGCTTTAGCATCTTGCAGTCGGATTACGGCATCACGCCATACAGCAAGGCCTTCGGCGCGATTGGCGTTGCCGACAGCTTGACGATTTGGGGCGATCTGTGGATGGCAAGTGCTGCGGGGACCTCGCGATGA
- a CDS encoding methyltransferase domain-containing protein — protein MITERRVQPELMDQPDLDPLMHVAALDGLRRINLVSRSAAILWPEIEQLAREVAPRPLRVLDIACGGGDNAASLVRHAVRAGREVHVDGCDVSECALEVARRRVDQSGANQSRFFPLNVLVDPLPAGYDVITTSLFLHHLQEQQACDLLRRMAAAAGRAVLVCDLHRSWLGYGLAWVGCRLLSRSPIVHVDGPRSVEAAFAIDEIGALAARSGLTGALISHHWPQRWLLAWRKR, from the coding sequence ATGATCACCGAGCGCCGCGTACAGCCCGAGCTGATGGATCAGCCGGACCTGGACCCGTTGATGCACGTTGCTGCGCTCGACGGTTTACGTCGGATCAACCTGGTCAGCCGCAGTGCAGCGATCTTATGGCCCGAAATCGAGCAGTTGGCTAGGGAAGTAGCGCCGCGGCCATTGCGAGTTCTCGATATTGCCTGCGGTGGCGGGGATAACGCCGCTTCGCTTGTCCGCCACGCTGTCCGGGCCGGCCGTGAAGTACACGTCGACGGTTGCGATGTCAGCGAGTGCGCCCTTGAAGTGGCCCGTCGGCGCGTCGATCAATCAGGCGCGAACCAGTCGCGCTTCTTTCCTTTGAATGTACTCGTCGATCCACTCCCCGCCGGCTACGACGTGATTACGACATCCTTATTCCTGCACCATCTCCAGGAGCAGCAGGCCTGCGACTTATTGCGCCGCATGGCCGCGGCTGCCGGCCGTGCGGTGTTGGTCTGCGATTTGCATCGCAGCTGGCTGGGCTACGGCCTGGCATGGGTCGGTTGCCGGCTGTTGAGTCGCTCGCCGATCGTCCACGTCGATGGTCCCCGCTCCGTCGAAGCGGCCTTTGCCATCGACGAAATTGGGGCGCTGGCCGCGCGAAGCGGTTTAACCGGTGCGCTGATCTCGCACCATTGGCCGCAGCGTTGGCTGCTCGCGTGGAGGAAGCGTTGA
- a CDS encoding NAD(P)/FAD-dependent oxidoreductase: MNVAATISATGAAAQSWEAIVIGAGPAGSIVARELARRGAATLLVERQAFPRAKVCGGCLNGLALAALKSLQLEQVLGAAQAAPTRQLMIHSRQRSVTLELPGGVAIQRAPFDAALARAAIEAGAAFLPETTATVAAGDPPGAACRTVALTQRDREMHRAHARLVIAADGLGHPSVRHMDAFQNCTKEAARLGLALSMEGPRDVYGVGTIHMAVAEGGYVGLVRTADGRLNVAAAVDSAALRAAASPAHFVNHILRNSCLPPLWDAGGAMCRGTLPLTRHSRRLAHERVILLGDAAGYVEPFTGEGMGWAMRSAAALAPIAMQLLNSWEAPRVQAWERGQRWEMARGQVACRIVSEVLRRPRLVHLALAALQKVPAAARPIVRRIHGADVSWETGAL; the protein is encoded by the coding sequence TTGAACGTCGCCGCGACTATCTCTGCGACCGGTGCTGCCGCACAGAGCTGGGAAGCGATCGTCATCGGCGCCGGTCCGGCGGGTTCGATCGTTGCCCGAGAGTTGGCGCGGCGGGGAGCCGCTACGCTGTTGGTCGAGCGGCAGGCGTTCCCACGTGCCAAAGTCTGCGGTGGGTGCCTTAACGGTCTGGCTTTGGCCGCGTTGAAATCTTTGCAACTGGAACAGGTGCTTGGCGCTGCGCAAGCTGCGCCGACCAGACAGCTCATGATCCATTCGCGGCAACGATCAGTAACCCTGGAGCTGCCGGGCGGCGTGGCCATCCAGCGGGCGCCGTTCGATGCGGCCTTGGCGCGCGCCGCCATTGAGGCTGGCGCTGCTTTTTTGCCCGAGACGACTGCCACGGTCGCAGCTGGTGATCCGCCGGGGGCCGCCTGCCGTACGGTCGCGCTCACGCAGCGCGATCGCGAGATGCATCGCGCGCACGCCCGATTGGTCATTGCCGCCGATGGGTTAGGGCATCCCAGCGTCCGGCACATGGATGCTTTCCAGAATTGTACAAAGGAAGCCGCGCGCCTCGGCTTGGCATTATCGATGGAGGGGCCGCGCGACGTGTACGGCGTGGGCACCATTCACATGGCCGTGGCCGAAGGGGGCTACGTCGGCCTGGTGCGAACGGCCGATGGCCGCTTGAATGTCGCCGCGGCCGTCGATTCGGCCGCGTTGCGAGCCGCTGCCAGCCCGGCCCATTTTGTGAATCATATTCTGCGCAACTCTTGCCTGCCGCCTCTCTGGGATGCGGGGGGGGCCATGTGTCGCGGCACGTTGCCGTTGACGCGTCACAGCCGACGGCTGGCGCACGAACGCGTCATTTTGCTCGGCGATGCGGCTGGATACGTCGAGCCATTCACGGGCGAAGGGATGGGCTGGGCCATGCGGTCAGCCGCGGCCTTGGCGCCGATTGCCATGCAGTTGCTGAACAGTTGGGAAGCACCACGCGTGCAGGCCTGGGAGCGCGGCCAGCGATGGGAAATGGCCCGTGGTCAAGTCGCATGCCGCATCGTTTCCGAAGTGTTACGGCGGCCACGCCTGGTGCATTTGGCGCTCGCGGCCTTGCAGAAAGTACCTGCAGCGGCCCGTCCGATCGTGCGGCGCATTCATGGGGCAGATGTCTCGTGGGAAACAGGTGCCTTATGA
- a CDS encoding type III polyketide synthase, giving the protein MSVMITGLGTAVPEHQIEQEDAAEQAARICCQTQVQQRLVKALYRRAGVHTRHSVVLESDTNGRPAEQSFYKHTALGPTTAERMVAYQVHAAPLAADAARAALESADVAAAEITHLVTVSCSGFFAPGFDLSLFDSLPLPADTTRTHVGFMGCHGALNGLRVARAFAQADAEACALVCALELCSLHHQYDWDPEQIVANALFADGAAAVVVRRGATNDGAWQVVDQRSAVIPGTAELMSWRIGDHGFQMTLSAQVPQTLDKRLRPWLTAWLAEHDLSIDKIGSWAIHPGGPRILEACASAIGIAEDALADSRAVLSEFGNMSSPTILFILDRMQRRDAPQPCVVLAFGPGLAIEAALLR; this is encoded by the coding sequence ATGAGTGTCATGATTACCGGGCTGGGCACCGCCGTGCCGGAGCATCAGATCGAACAGGAAGACGCCGCCGAGCAGGCGGCTCGAATCTGCTGTCAAACGCAGGTGCAGCAGCGGCTTGTGAAGGCGCTCTATCGTCGCGCCGGCGTACACACGCGTCACAGCGTCGTGCTCGAATCTGACACCAATGGTCGCCCGGCCGAACAGAGCTTCTACAAGCATACGGCTCTGGGACCGACCACCGCCGAGCGCATGGTTGCGTATCAGGTTCACGCGGCGCCGCTGGCCGCCGATGCGGCTCGTGCGGCCCTCGAGAGCGCTGATGTTGCAGCAGCTGAAATTACGCATCTGGTGACCGTTTCGTGCAGCGGCTTTTTCGCGCCCGGTTTCGACTTGTCATTGTTCGATAGCCTGCCCCTGCCCGCCGACACGACGCGCACGCACGTCGGTTTCATGGGTTGCCATGGGGCGCTGAATGGGTTGCGCGTTGCCCGCGCTTTTGCCCAGGCCGATGCCGAGGCCTGCGCCTTGGTGTGTGCTCTGGAGTTGTGCAGCCTGCACCACCAATACGATTGGGACCCCGAGCAGATCGTGGCCAATGCCCTGTTCGCCGACGGCGCGGCGGCGGTGGTCGTACGTCGCGGTGCCACCAACGACGGCGCGTGGCAGGTGGTTGATCAGCGCTCGGCCGTGATTCCAGGAACTGCCGAGCTGATGAGCTGGCGGATCGGCGACCATGGTTTTCAAATGACTCTCTCGGCGCAAGTGCCGCAAACGCTCGACAAGCGGCTGCGCCCCTGGCTCACGGCGTGGCTGGCGGAGCACGATCTGTCGATCGACAAAATCGGCTCCTGGGCGATCCACCCCGGCGGCCCGCGCATCTTGGAAGCCTGCGCAAGCGCCATTGGAATCGCCGAAGATGCCTTGGCCGATTCACGTGCCGTGCTCTCCGAGTTCGGCAACATGTCGTCGCCGACGATACTTTTCATTCTCGATCGTATGCAGCGCCGCGATGCGCCGCAGCCATGTGTGGTTCTGGCGTTTGGGCCGGGGTTGGCGATCGAGGCGGCTCTTCTTCGCTAA
- a CDS encoding class I SAM-dependent methyltransferase, with product MIVCPTVRQRDIRTHYNLSTLFYRLLWGRHIHHGLWSGDESASVAQQQLTETLAREAGIRDGERVLDVGCGMGSSSIHLASKLDCQVTGVTISAVQRRWAQCAAGWHGVARQARFLCDDAEQVAFPPSSFDVVWSIECTEHLFNKSRFFRRASTWLRPGGRVAICAWLAANTENREAALRVHRVCEGFFCPSLGTVEDYQRWFTAAGLTHCRFLDWTSAVTRTWEICRDRVRRTGVRWLARAVDRNQVMFLDRFEAILQAYQTGAMQYGCFIAERP from the coding sequence ATGATTGTTTGCCCGACCGTCCGCCAGCGAGACATTCGCACGCACTACAATCTTTCCACGCTGTTCTATCGCCTCCTGTGGGGCCGTCACATTCACCATGGCCTGTGGTCCGGCGACGAATCGGCGTCTGTCGCTCAGCAGCAATTGACTGAGACGCTGGCCCGCGAGGCTGGGATTCGTGACGGCGAGCGCGTTTTGGACGTCGGCTGCGGGATGGGCTCGTCGTCGATCCATCTGGCTTCGAAACTCGACTGCCAGGTAACGGGGGTCACGATTAGTGCCGTGCAAAGGCGCTGGGCGCAATGCGCCGCGGGCTGGCATGGCGTGGCGCGTCAGGCCCGGTTTTTGTGCGACGATGCCGAGCAAGTTGCGTTTCCGCCGAGTTCGTTCGATGTGGTGTGGAGCATCGAATGCACCGAGCACTTATTCAATAAGTCTCGCTTCTTCCGTCGCGCCTCGACATGGCTGCGGCCCGGCGGACGCGTGGCCATCTGCGCATGGCTGGCCGCCAACACCGAGAACCGCGAGGCGGCACTGCGCGTGCATCGCGTGTGCGAAGGATTCTTCTGTCCCTCGCTGGGAACAGTAGAAGATTATCAGCGCTGGTTCACCGCAGCCGGCCTGACCCACTGCCGCTTCCTCGACTGGACCTCGGCCGTGACGCGCACCTGGGAAATCTGTCGGGATCGTGTACGAAGAACGGGCGTCCGTTGGCTGGCGCGGGCCGTTGATCGGAACCAGGTGATGTTTCTGGATCGGTTCGAAGCGATTCTACAGGCTTATCAGACCGGCGCGATGCAGTACGGATGCTTCATCGCCGAGCGGCCCTAA
- a CDS encoding DUF1559 domain-containing protein, producing MLTRQHPEARVSRNAKGIRIRLGDSGRSNGHALGFTLVELLVVIAIIGILIALLLPAVQAAREAARRAQCLNNLKQLGLASLGFENAQGGLSPRRTIYNHNATNTGISDLMGPARPHGGWGTFLLPYLEQSNISASYDLRYDCFDPINATLVATNLPVFICPSTPTTERVIPLSSAATQPSLRYGTDGGITYTVSGAVSDYEQSNGFFMPTTGYGVGFASNLYVAPDNANQHNPTVDNSNSPLSKISDGTSNTMLLAEQAGRPQHYILGSLQATDQSSGSRGMWAGQTSCAWYIYSADATLNSNTNKTAGDALTCTINCDNNQGIYAFHPSGANMLFCDGSVRFINTSLSGRVFGQICLRDDGEQSALGN from the coding sequence ATGCTGACCAGGCAGCATCCAGAAGCCCGGGTTTCGAGGAACGCGAAGGGGATCCGAATCCGCTTAGGTGACAGTGGTCGCAGCAATGGCCACGCGCTTGGATTTACCTTGGTGGAACTTCTTGTCGTGATTGCGATCATTGGAATCTTGATCGCACTTTTATTGCCGGCGGTGCAGGCGGCACGTGAAGCCGCGCGCCGTGCTCAGTGCCTGAACAACCTCAAGCAACTGGGACTTGCCTCCCTGGGTTTTGAGAACGCGCAGGGTGGGCTTTCTCCACGCAGAACAATCTACAACCACAATGCGACAAACACCGGCATTTCAGACCTCATGGGACCGGCGCGCCCGCATGGTGGATGGGGAACATTTTTGCTGCCATACTTGGAGCAGTCGAATATTTCAGCAAGCTACGATCTGCGGTATGACTGCTTCGATCCGATAAATGCGACTCTTGTCGCGACAAACCTGCCGGTCTTCATCTGTCCCTCGACTCCGACAACAGAGCGGGTCATTCCTCTGTCCAGCGCAGCAACTCAGCCATCCTTGCGATACGGGACCGACGGTGGGATAACCTACACGGTCAGTGGAGCGGTGTCGGACTACGAACAATCGAATGGCTTCTTTATGCCCACGACCGGATATGGGGTGGGCTTCGCAAGCAACCTATACGTTGCGCCCGATAACGCGAACCAACATAATCCAACCGTCGACAATTCAAACTCTCCCCTCTCGAAAATCAGCGACGGAACTTCCAACACCATGCTGCTGGCGGAACAAGCGGGGCGCCCTCAACACTACATCCTCGGCTCACTGCAAGCGACGGATCAGTCGTCCGGTTCACGCGGAATGTGGGCGGGCCAGACTTCCTGCGCCTGGTATATTTACAGCGCCGACGCAACATTGAATTCAAACACCAATAAGACTGCCGGTGATGCGCTCACCTGCACGATAAATTGCGATAACAACCAGGGAATCTACGCGTTTCATCCATCGGGAGCGAACATGCTCTTTTGCGATGGTTCGGTGAGATTCATCAATACCTCACTGAGTGGCCGTGTTTTTGGCCAGATCTGCTTGCGAGACGACGGCGAGCAGTCTGCGCTGGGCAATTAG
- a CDS encoding G8 domain-containing protein has translation MPLSPVRRILIISALLAISFATAKAAEPPVVRSKQSGTWSDKETWEIGRAPMSGDVVVIRAGHHVTYDVNEPRETIRVVQIAGELEFARDRNTVLDAGLITITASEEPTEEGFDCHAVMEEISEGKSRPALFIGRPGAPHPAQFTAVIRLRYLEGMDKVSCPALVCCGGRMELHGTPMPRTWVKLKRGVEPGATTLALAESVEGWKEGDNIIVTSTHRQRDRQGADFLAGAETELRTIAAGGERNGGRGRGEGGNRGNGAFRPASSGRDFTGGYAISLDRPLTYAHFADDEHQAEVANLTRNVVIESADPDGVRGHTMYHRGSAGSISYAEFRHLGKRDELGRYSIHFHLCGDTMRGSSVIGASIWNSHNRWITIHGTDSLVVRDCVGFKSVGHGYFLEDGTEVNNILDHNLAALVLPGKTQRDQVAPFDLNRGAGFWWSNCQNQITRNVAVECAEYGYRFDCKKTDTYDPIRPIRQPDGTVKDQDTRILPFVRFEDNEAHTMKFFCMNLRGVTRPVGGGLDFPNQNQTLAREAAEAMPEPGKPFWIRDFKCWEANWSLHLGTTGVFVDGLDTFRSDVAIWRSIMDRSGFRRLTSKEMRVNDIHNPLSMGFPDENEYTNDNATEGPTPRRANRMGGVSSFRDEMPPVTIITSAVRDGNLVQVRGSVADTSDIKRVTVNDRPARSTRGAFAEWEVFLDIPAAQPVSLIAMSEDIVGHVEQTPHRVRLEASSISSLPDDSKPVAVPNAVGQSR, from the coding sequence ATGCCACTAAGTCCCGTTCGTCGCATACTGATTATCTCGGCTTTACTCGCGATCAGTTTCGCTACCGCCAAGGCGGCTGAGCCACCTGTTGTCCGCTCGAAGCAGTCGGGTACATGGTCCGACAAGGAAACATGGGAAATCGGTCGCGCGCCAATGAGTGGAGACGTAGTTGTCATTCGCGCAGGTCATCATGTTACCTACGACGTCAATGAGCCTCGCGAAACCATTCGCGTCGTGCAAATTGCTGGCGAGTTGGAGTTCGCGCGCGATCGGAATACTGTACTAGACGCGGGATTGATCACGATCACGGCTAGCGAAGAACCCACGGAGGAAGGGTTCGATTGCCACGCAGTGATGGAAGAGATTTCCGAAGGTAAATCTCGGCCGGCGCTATTTATCGGCCGACCAGGGGCACCCCACCCCGCGCAATTCACGGCGGTGATTCGTTTGCGGTATCTCGAGGGAATGGACAAAGTTTCTTGCCCTGCGCTTGTGTGTTGTGGTGGGCGGATGGAGTTGCACGGCACGCCTATGCCTCGGACCTGGGTCAAATTGAAGCGAGGGGTAGAGCCTGGAGCCACTACCTTGGCTTTGGCCGAGAGCGTTGAGGGTTGGAAAGAGGGAGATAATATCATTGTGACAAGCACGCATCGGCAGCGCGACCGCCAAGGGGCCGACTTCCTGGCCGGTGCCGAAACCGAATTGAGGACTATCGCCGCTGGCGGCGAGCGAAATGGTGGACGTGGACGAGGCGAAGGGGGAAATCGCGGGAATGGTGCATTCCGACCTGCGTCATCGGGGCGCGATTTCACGGGAGGCTATGCGATTTCCCTCGATCGACCGCTAACGTACGCTCATTTCGCCGATGACGAGCATCAAGCCGAAGTGGCGAACCTGACTCGCAATGTCGTAATCGAATCCGCCGATCCTGATGGGGTTCGCGGGCATACGATGTACCATCGGGGATCGGCGGGATCAATCTCGTACGCAGAATTTCGTCACCTGGGCAAACGCGACGAGTTGGGCCGCTACAGCATCCACTTCCATCTGTGCGGCGATACGATGCGTGGTAGTTCGGTAATTGGTGCGTCAATTTGGAATAGTCACAACCGTTGGATCACGATTCACGGAACGGATTCGTTGGTGGTCCGCGACTGTGTCGGTTTTAAGAGTGTCGGCCACGGCTACTTCCTCGAAGATGGAACCGAGGTCAACAACATCCTCGACCATAACCTCGCCGCGTTGGTGCTGCCCGGAAAAACGCAGAGGGACCAAGTGGCACCATTCGATCTTAATCGTGGAGCAGGTTTCTGGTGGTCGAATTGCCAGAACCAGATCACTCGGAATGTGGCTGTCGAATGTGCCGAATACGGTTACCGATTCGATTGCAAGAAGACGGACACTTACGATCCGATTCGTCCCATTCGCCAGCCCGACGGGACCGTCAAGGATCAAGATACTCGGATTCTGCCGTTCGTTCGCTTCGAGGACAATGAAGCGCACACTATGAAGTTCTTCTGCATGAACCTGCGAGGCGTCACGCGGCCGGTGGGCGGCGGCCTAGATTTCCCGAATCAGAACCAGACGCTTGCACGAGAAGCGGCCGAGGCAATGCCCGAACCAGGTAAGCCGTTCTGGATACGCGACTTCAAATGCTGGGAAGCTAACTGGTCACTGCATCTGGGAACGACAGGTGTTTTTGTCGATGGCCTCGATACGTTCCGTTCGGACGTCGCCATTTGGCGTTCGATCATGGATCGGTCCGGATTTCGCCGTTTGACTTCCAAAGAGATGCGAGTCAACGACATTCACAATCCCCTCAGTATGGGCTTTCCTGACGAGAACGAGTACACCAACGACAACGCGACGGAAGGCCCCACGCCACGGCGAGCGAATCGCATGGGAGGCGTATCCAGTTTTCGCGATGAAATGCCACCAGTGACGATCATTACAAGCGCCGTGCGCGACGGGAATCTCGTACAGGTTAGAGGTTCGGTAGCTGACACCAGTGACATCAAACGGGTGACCGTGAATGACCGCCCTGCACGTTCGACGCGAGGTGCTTTCGCGGAGTGGGAGGTCTTTCTAGACATTCCGGCTGCTCAGCCTGTCTCACTCATCGCCATGTCGGAAGACATAGTTGGGCATGTTGAGCAAACTCCGCATCGAGTTCGTTTGGAAGCTTCGTCGATTTCTTCTTTGCCTGATGACTCCAAACCCGTGGCCGTCCCCAATGCGGTCGGTCAGAGCCGATAA
- a CDS encoding SDR family oxidoreductase has protein sequence MTAEPSIQSLFDLTGRTALVTGGTGHLGGALTRALAEAGASVVVTSREADRAAAAAGQLPFRGGARHHGMPLDHQAVDRLADDFAAIAARCGPIDVLVNNGHEPVKADLTTCTGEEFTRQLANATGYFLLARMVRDQAVARGAPASVIMLGSMYGLVASYPDAYAPGAASPVAYHALKGGILQMTRHLAVYWARDRVRVNALSPGPFPAPAVPQELKARLAEKSPMRRMGEAHELKGAVVFLATDASSYVTGHNLIIDGGWTAW, from the coding sequence ATGACTGCTGAGCCAAGTATTCAATCGCTGTTCGACTTGACAGGCCGCACGGCCCTCGTCACTGGCGGAACGGGACACTTAGGCGGAGCGCTGACCCGCGCGCTGGCCGAAGCCGGCGCGAGCGTCGTCGTCACCAGCCGCGAAGCGGATCGCGCGGCAGCCGCCGCTGGCCAATTGCCGTTCCGCGGCGGGGCACGGCATCACGGCATGCCGCTCGATCATCAAGCGGTCGACCGCCTGGCCGACGATTTTGCAGCGATCGCCGCCCGGTGTGGCCCTATCGATGTGTTAGTAAACAACGGGCATGAGCCCGTTAAGGCGGATTTGACGACCTGCACAGGCGAAGAGTTCACTCGGCAACTGGCGAATGCGACTGGCTATTTCCTGTTGGCCCGCATGGTGCGCGATCAGGCGGTTGCGCGTGGCGCGCCGGCCAGCGTCATCATGCTCGGCTCGATGTATGGATTGGTCGCCTCTTACCCCGACGCTTATGCACCCGGCGCAGCAAGTCCGGTCGCGTATCACGCGCTCAAAGGGGGCATTTTGCAAATGACCCGGCACCTGGCTGTCTACTGGGCACGTGACCGAGTACGCGTAAATGCGCTTAGCCCCGGTCCTTTTCCAGCTCCTGCCGTACCGCAGGAACTCAAAGCACGGCTCGCCGAAAAATCACCCATGCGACGCATGGGTGAGGCACACGAACTCAAGGGAGCCGTGGTGTTTCTCGCCACCGACGCCAGCAGCTACGTCACGGGGCACAACCTCATCATCGATGGCGGCTGGACCGCCTGGTGA
- a CDS encoding Gfo/Idh/MocA family oxidoreductase, producing MNTPRLLIIGLGSIGERHLRCAQRLGRFAVTCFDINTTLRDAVAVRYGIAETYDSLEQAIAAAPAAAVICVPAHLHVAIATQLADRGIHLLIEKPLSTSQAGIGQLQSLVQQRRIVAGVGYVIRANPTLTAMREVILEGRFGRPVELVAMAGQDFPFYRPAYRDTYYRDRATGGGAIQDALTHLVNAGEWLVGPIDRVAADARHAVVPGVDVEDTVHVLARHGEITACYSLNQYQAPNEFTITVVCQRGTLRFELHENRWRWMVEPGNTWHDEAGAPIERDDLFATQLHTFCDAIERRSPLLCTLDEGAQTLRVNLAILKSLETAGWVSTAAS from the coding sequence TTGAACACGCCGCGATTGCTCATCATTGGTCTCGGATCGATTGGCGAACGACATTTACGTTGCGCGCAGCGCCTCGGGCGATTCGCAGTCACCTGCTTCGATATCAACACCACGCTGCGCGATGCGGTCGCCGTACGGTACGGCATCGCAGAGACATACGACAGTCTCGAGCAGGCGATCGCCGCGGCGCCTGCGGCGGCCGTCATTTGCGTTCCCGCGCACCTGCACGTCGCCATCGCCACGCAACTCGCAGACCGCGGAATTCATCTGCTGATCGAAAAGCCGCTAAGTACCAGCCAGGCCGGTATTGGCCAGTTGCAATCACTCGTCCAGCAGCGCCGCATTGTGGCAGGCGTTGGATATGTGATTCGCGCGAATCCCACTCTTACCGCCATGCGCGAGGTCATTCTTGAAGGAAGATTCGGCCGGCCGGTGGAGCTCGTCGCCATGGCCGGTCAGGATTTCCCCTTTTATCGGCCTGCCTACCGTGACACCTACTATCGCGATCGGGCGACCGGCGGGGGCGCGATTCAAGATGCTCTCACGCACCTGGTCAATGCGGGCGAATGGCTTGTGGGGCCGATCGATCGAGTGGCGGCCGATGCACGGCACGCGGTCGTCCCCGGCGTCGACGTCGAGGATACGGTACACGTGCTTGCGCGCCACGGCGAAATCACGGCTTGCTATAGTCTGAATCAGTACCAGGCGCCCAACGAGTTTACGATCACCGTGGTCTGCCAGCGCGGCACGCTGCGCTTCGAGTTGCACGAGAACCGCTGGCGGTGGATGGTCGAGCCCGGCAACACCTGGCACGACGAGGCCGGCGCGCCGATCGAACGCGACGACTTATTTGCCACACAACTGCATACCTTCTGCGACGCGATCGAGCGGCGCAGTCCGCTCCTTTGCACCTTGGACGAGGGAGCGCAGACGTTGCGAGTTAACCTGGCCATCCTCAAATCCCTGGAAACCGCCGGTTGGGTATCCACCGCGGCGAGTTGA
- a CDS encoding aldolase/citrate lyase family protein, translating to MRTSKIKAKLARNEPALCTQLHLTDPSVFELASLMGFDGLWMDLEHHGYSVETAGQLMRAARVGTSDIVARPAKGEFMRMGRLLEMGAQAIMYPRCDDAREAAEVVRWSKFAPLGTRGFDGGSADALYTAAAMREYLEHANRESFILIQLEDQRAIEHAEEILATPGVDALLLGPADFSILGGFPLEFDHPQISKALEKIAAAARNTGKHWARTVGTPEQAGQALEMGARLLFHNADIVTIKRGLENIQAQFAPLGFRFENRLKPGSS from the coding sequence ATGAGAACGAGCAAGATCAAAGCCAAGTTGGCGCGCAATGAGCCGGCGTTGTGTACGCAATTGCACCTGACGGATCCTTCGGTGTTCGAGCTGGCGAGCCTGATGGGTTTCGACGGCCTGTGGATGGACCTGGAGCATCATGGCTACAGCGTGGAAACGGCTGGACAGCTAATGCGAGCGGCGCGTGTCGGTACATCTGACATCGTGGCACGGCCGGCCAAGGGGGAGTTTATGCGGATGGGGCGGCTTCTAGAGATGGGCGCCCAGGCGATCATGTATCCACGCTGTGACGACGCCCGAGAAGCCGCTGAAGTCGTACGCTGGTCGAAGTTCGCGCCGCTTGGCACGCGCGGCTTCGACGGCGGCAGTGCGGATGCTCTGTACACCGCCGCGGCGATGCGGGAATACCTGGAACACGCCAATCGTGAATCGTTTATCCTGATCCAATTAGAGGACCAGCGCGCCATCGAACACGCCGAGGAAATCTTGGCCACGCCCGGCGTCGATGCCTTGTTGCTCGGTCCGGCCGATTTTTCGATCCTGGGCGGCTTTCCGCTCGAGTTCGATCATCCGCAAATCAGCAAGGCGCTGGAAAAGATCGCCGCCGCCGCGCGCAACACCGGCAAGCACTGGGCCCGCACCGTCGGCACCCCCGAGCAGGCCGGACAGGCTCTCGAAATGGGGGCGCGGCTCTTGTTTCACAATGCTGACATCGTGACGATCAAACGAGGCTTGGAGAATATCCAGGCCCAATTCGCTCCGCTGGGTTTCCGCTTCGAGAATCGCCTGAAACCGGGCTCGTCGTAA